In Candidatus Poribacteria bacterium, the DNA window GACTCCATGAGAAACATCCCGATGGAACAGCGTGGGAACTTGCTGAATGGACGCGTCGCTTTGTCGTGAACTATCAGTTTGCGCAGCGTATGTACGCCAGAACCAGTGCGGAATTCACCTTAGAAAAAGAACGCCGCGTCTTCGCACTCTTCGCCTATGAGTATCGTCCCGAAAGTAATCTGTTTATCGTCTACAACGACAACCGTAATGTCGAAGGGGACACTGAGCGAATTGTGTTCATCAAAGTCTCGCACCTGTTGAAAACCGATCTTTTTTAATTTACCTTGCGGTTCGGTCAGGTAGATCTGAATTTTAGGGTGCCTTCCCGTATATCCGCCCTCCGCTACGCTTACGGGCTAACGGGTTAGGACGAAAGAATACCGCTTAACCGATAACTGAAACCTGAAAACCAATTTTATCTTGCGGAGGCACAACGTGCGTCCTATCTATCGCGTGTCTTTCTTAAACCCGCCTGTACCTTTGTTGGCGGTGCTTTCAGCACTGTTGTTGTTCCTCAGTTTCCCAAATTTAAATCTCTTTCCGTTGGCTTGGGTCGCGATGGTGCCATTTTTCATTGCCCTGACGCGCGCAACAGGCTGGAAATCCGCTTTTTGGATCGGCTACCTAACCGGTTTCCTGTTTTTCGCAGGACTGCTCCCTGCCATTCTTCTACTCTACCCGTATGCAAACATCTTTGCGACGCTGGTAGGGTACCTGCTATTAGTGGGATACACGGCACTCTATTTCGCTGTTTTCGCAGTGTTGATGCGTTTTGTGCCGAGGCGTTCCAGCATCCTATTTGCTCTGTCCGCCGCATGTATCTGGACAGCATTAGAATGGGTGCGGAGTTGGGTAATAACAGGGTTTCCCTGGGGAAGCATCGGGTATTCACAATGGAACAATCTGCCGGGGATACAAATAGCCTCGCTCGTTGGTGTACACGGTATCAGTTTCGTCATTGTGCTCTTCAATGCGAGTCTCGCTACTTTGCTTTGTAACCGTCATCAATGGCAACAAGAACTTCGTGCTGTCGTCCTGTCATTGATCCTGACGCTCCTGTGTTTCGGTTACGGGATCCTCCACCTCCAAAAGGCTGACCCCTTAGCGCAGCGTCCAAACGCGTCCCCTCGAACAAACGTTGAGACCTTAAAAGTTGCGCTCATCCCTGGCAATATCTCACAACTTCAGAAATGGGATCTCCGTCAGTTCCCAAAGATTCTGCAACGTTATATCGAGTTGACGCATAAAGCCAGCAGAGAAGGTCCTGAGTTAATTGTGTGGCCCGAAACTGCAACACGCAGTAGGGCATTGACAGGTGAGTGGCCCACCTATTACAGAAGATTCTCGCAGATGCTTCGGGATACAGGGATTCCACTGCTTCTCGGGACAGCGAACATAGGAGAAACAGACGAAACAATAGGTCAATTTTCCAAAAATCGTGAAAAAAGAGATACGCAAATATATAACCGCGTCCTGTCGATAGCCCCAGATGGAAAGATACACGGGGATTATGCGAAGATGCACCTTGTTCCGTTTGGTGAATACGTGCCGCTGACACACCTCCTGCCGGATTTTATCCCCAATTTTATCCAGTTTGAACCCTTCGCTCATGGAAAAACAGTAAACCTTTTAACCGTGTTTGACGTTAAAAATAAGACAAACACCCGGAAGATAGAGATCGGAGTTTCGATTTGCTTTGAATCGGTGTTCCCAGATGAATTTCGCAGACCTGTCAAAATGGGTGCCAGCGTGATGGGGATCTTCACGAACGATGCTTGGTTCAAAGGGACGGCTTTCCCCGAACTGCATCTCTCAATGGCACCTTTCCGCGCCATTGAGAACCGTATTGCCGTGTTCCGCTGCGCAAATGGTGGATTTACGTGCGTCGTAGACAAGTTCGGTAGGATAACGACACCTTTGATTACACCGGACACCGCTCAGGAAATTCTCATCGCATCCGTTCCACTTCTGTCTTCTACGGAACATAAACAAACACTCTATACCCGCTACGGCGATTGGTTTCCGATTCTTTGCGCGCTTATGTGCGTTGCGGGGTTCGGCAGTCGAGCCCTAATATGGGTGCGTCGTAGACATTCTTAGTGATTGATGAGGAACAATATGCTTGTAGATTTAAAAAATCAGGTTGAAGAGATGCAGACCCGTCTCGAAGAACTCAGAGGTTATCTTTGACCTGGCTGAAAAACGAAAAGAATTAGCAGAACTTGAAGAGGCGACAATTGCCCCTGATTTTTGGAGTAATACACAACGCGTTCAAAAAGTCAATCAACGCATCGCCATCCTCCGAGATGAGGTTGGGGCATACGAAAACCTCGCCCTCAAAATTGAAGATATCCAAACCCTGCTCGAACTCGCGACCGAAGAGAACGATGAGAGTTTACAAAAAGAGATTGTTGACGGATTGAACACCGTCACACAACATCTCGAACAGATGGAACTTCGCCTCATGCTAACGGGTGAGTTCGATGCAAACAATGCGATCCTCAGCATTCACTCCGGTGCCGGTGGGATTGACGCACAGGATTGGGCGGGGATGTTGATGCGGATGTATCTGCGTTGGTGCGACCAACGTGGCTATCAGACCGAAATCGTAGACCTCACTTCAGGAGATGAAGCCGGCATCAAAGGCGCGACAATCCTTGTTACCGGTGCTTCGGCTTACGGCTATCTTCAAGCTGAGGCAGGCGTGCATAGACTCGTTCGCTTGTCTCCCTACGATTTCAACAAGCGGCGACACACCTCCTTCGCTGCTATTGATGTAACCCCTGAAATTGACGATACCGTAGAAGTAGATATTCAATCCGAAGACTTGCGGATAGATTTCTATCGCGCAAGCGGAGCAGGTGGTCAACACGTCAACGTCACGGATTCAGCAGTTCGGATTACCCACAAACCCACTGGAATTATCGTGCAGTGCCAGAATGAACGTTCGCAGCATAAGAACCGAGAAATCGCTATGAAATTACTCCGTTCCCGCCTTCATGAGAAATATCGCGCCGAACGGGAAGCAGCACTCTCAAAACAGCGGAGCGAACGTTTAGACATTGACTTTGGAAGCCAAATCCGGTCTTACGTCCTGCATCCATACCAACGCGTCAAGGATTTGCGCACAAACATCGAAACGGGTAATGTTAACGCCGTGTTGGATGGTGCTTTGGACCCCTTCATCGAAAGTTACCTAAAAATGAAGGCGCAGCGGAAATAATACTGTTTTTTGGGTTGCTTTATGGACGAGACTAAGGTATAATTGTTAAAATATTCCTGAAGTATAGCACCAGTCTATCACAGAAAATAAAATAACAGAGGGGAAGAGTAGTGGAAGAAACAAAGGACCTCATTCAGCAAC includes these proteins:
- the lnt gene encoding apolipoprotein N-acyltransferase → MRPIYRVSFLNPPVPLLAVLSALLLFLSFPNLNLFPLAWVAMVPFFIALTRATGWKSAFWIGYLTGFLFFAGLLPAILLLYPYANIFATLVGYLLLVGYTALYFAVFAVLMRFVPRRSSILFALSAACIWTALEWVRSWVITGFPWGSIGYSQWNNLPGIQIASLVGVHGISFVIVLFNASLATLLCNRHQWQQELRAVVLSLILTLLCFGYGILHLQKADPLAQRPNASPRTNVETLKVALIPGNISQLQKWDLRQFPKILQRYIELTHKASREGPELIVWPETATRSRALTGEWPTYYRRFSQMLRDTGIPLLLGTANIGETDETIGQFSKNREKRDTQIYNRVLSIAPDGKIHGDYAKMHLVPFGEYVPLTHLLPDFIPNFIQFEPFAHGKTVNLLTVFDVKNKTNTRKIEIGVSICFESVFPDEFRRPVKMGASVMGIFTNDAWFKGTAFPELHLSMAPFRAIENRIAVFRCANGGFTCVVDKFGRITTPLITPDTAQEILIASVPLLSSTEHKQTLYTRYGDWFPILCALMCVAGFGSRALIWVRRRHS
- the prfB gene encoding peptide chain release factor 2 (programmed frameshift), producing the protein MLVDLKNQVEEMQTRLEELRVIFDLAEKRKELAELEEATIAPDFWSNTQRVQKVNQRIAILRDEVGAYENLALKIEDIQTLLELATEENDESLQKEIVDGLNTVTQHLEQMELRLMLTGEFDANNAILSIHSGAGGIDAQDWAGMLMRMYLRWCDQRGYQTEIVDLTSGDEAGIKGATILVTGASAYGYLQAEAGVHRLVRLSPYDFNKRRHTSFAAIDVTPEIDDTVEVDIQSEDLRIDFYRASGAGGQHVNVTDSAVRITHKPTGIIVQCQNERSQHKNREIAMKLLRSRLHEKYRAEREAALSKQRSERLDIDFGSQIRSYVLHPYQRVKDLRTNIETGNVNAVLDGALDPFIESYLKMKAQRK